The sequence CTGCTGATCGGGCACGCGCTGGCGGACTATCCGCTGCAGGGAGCTTTCCTCGCCAAGGCGAAGGACCGCCACTCGGATTCCGGCGCGATGTTCGCGGAAAGCGTGGCACCGAAGGGCCTCTGGATCCACGCCCTTACCGCCCATTCGCTGGTGCACGCGGGCGCGGTGTGGCTGGTGACCGGCTCGGTGCTGCTCGCACTCGTCGAGCTGGTGCTGCACTGGATCATCGATTTCGCGAAGTGCGAGGGCTGGACCGGTTTCACCGCCGACCAGCTGCTGCACGTGCTGTGCAAGATCGGCTACGCCACCGTGATCGCCACCGGCTACGTGGCGGCGAAAGGCATCATTTGCTGTCCATGATGACGGTGCCGTCCCACGATTGGGGCGGCTCGACCTCGTAATCCGCGGACCATTTCGCCAGGCGGCTGGCCGCACCGTCGTCGGGATCCTCGCGCAGGAGTTCCCGGAAGGCCTCGGCCGCGGAAGTGAACTCGCCTTTTTGGAACAAGGCCAGCGCGGCGGCGAAGCGTTCATCCAGATCGCGATCGCGGGACAAGGTGTAGAGTTCCACCGGTTCGTGGCGGCCCTTCACCCGGATGCGCCCCACGCAGCGAAGCTTGCCGCTGCCTTCCGTGGCATCCACCACCGCGCCGGACACCAGCAGCGGCACGGCGAAGTATTTCGTCATCCCCTCGATGCGGGAGGCGAGGTTCACGGCATCCCCGATCACGCCGAACTCGGTGCGCTCCTTCGAGCCGATCTCTCCGGCCAGCACCTCGCCAAGGTGCAGGCCGACGCCGATCTTGAACGGCTCGCGGCCTTCCCCACTCCATTTTTCATTCAGCTCGTCGAGGGCCTCCAACATCTCCCGCGCGGCCTCAACCGCCTGCCGGGCGTGATCGGCCTCGTCCCCCTCCTCCAGCGCCCCCCAGTGCGCCATCACGGCATCGCCGATGAACTTGTCGAGGGTGCCGCCGTGCTTGAACACGATGTCCACCATCCGGGACAGGTATTCATTGAGCTGCGCCACCAGCTCCGCCGGATCGCTGTCCTCGGAGCGGCTGGTGAAACCCCGGACGTCGGAAAACAGCACCACCACCCGCCGACGCCGACCGGTGGCGACCCCGCGGTAGAGATCCGGATCGCGGACCAGCGTGTCCGCCACATCGCGCGACACGAAACGCCGGAACTCGCGGTGGAGGCGGCCGCGTTCGAGTTTTTCGGTCACCAAGTCATAGGATTGCGCCAGCGCCCAACCGGCGAGGAACGTCCCGACCACCAATACCACCGCGAGCAACACGAGGGCTTTGGCGGCGATGAAATAGGAGGCCACCAGCACAGTGATCGCCAACCCCACCGCCCCGAACGCGGAAACAATCGGACGTTTCACCCACGCGGACCAAGCCACCGCCGCGGCCACGGCTGAGAGCAGCAACAGCAGCCAGGTCCAAACGGCATGCTCCTTGTCCACCGGGTGGACATACGCGCCCTCCAGTGCACAGGTCAGCGCCTGAAGGTGGAGTTGCGGCCCGGTGATCACACCGCCGATCGTGGCATGCCGGTCTTGAAAGCGGGGCGCGGTCGGCCCGATGACCACGATCTTGTCCCGGAAGAAACGACCGTTGTCGTAGTTCTGTTTCCAGTCGTTCGGAATGAAGATTGAGCGGACGCCGCGCGGGGCATAGATGCTCTTCGCGCCCTCCTCCGTGCCAAGAGCCAGCCGCATTTCCATCCGCCCCTCCGGCACCGGTTTCCCCATCGCCCGCAGAATTTCCCCGGCGAGCGAATAGACGGGCTCCGAGTCCTGGTGAGGCCTCCCGTTCATCGCGCTGAGCGTGGTGTAATAGGAAACGGAACGCACGACACCGTCCTCATCCGGATTGAAGTTCACGTATCCACAGCGCGTCTGCTCCGGCCCTGGCCCGAAAAGCTCCGGAATGGGCTCCGTCAGGCTGTAAACCATCTCGGAGCCATCCTTCACCCCGCTTTCCGAAAAGGCGGAAGCCAAGATCACCTTGCCACGGTGGCGTTCGATGGCCTCGGCGAGATCCAGGTCCGATTGGGGGAACGTCTCCTCCGAGAACAGCAGATCGACGACGATCAACTTGGCCCCCGCATCCGACAACTTATCGATGGCCGCCGCCCACACCGACCGGTCCCACGGAAAGCGCGTGGTCATCATGCCCAGGATCGGATCGCTCGCGACCACCTGCGGATCGACGTCCGTACCGGAGAGACTGGGGTCGTCAATCCCGAGCAGCACGATGTCCTGCCGCTCCTTGGGGCCACCTGTCATCCGGAGAAAGTAGTCCCAAACCCCACGATCGGCTCTCTTCGCGATATCCTGCAGCGGCCGGAACAACGGAAACGGCAATACCAGCACCAGCGCCACCAGCGCGCTGCCCAGGAACGCCACCAGCGCCTTCCGGACCGAGCGTTTCCGGGTGATCGCGCGCAGGCTTGTCATGGCTACGTATTCTCCCTAATCTACGCACGACTAACAGGAAAATCCCGATGAGAACCGCCGCCCTGCTCTCCCTTGCGCTCGTGCCATCCCTGGCCACGGCGGACGTCCTGTCCTCGTTCGACCACCTGTTGGGCGACTCCCGCCCGGACTACGATCCGGCCCAGCTCGAAGCCCGGGAAGTCGACAGCGGCCGGGATTTCGCGCCGTTCTCGCCGGGCGACTCGGACCTCGGCGTGCAGGAGATCCTCGGCGAATACAAGGGCCTGCCGCCGGTGCGACTGGAACTTTCCACCGGCCTCTACTGGACCGACAACGCCCCGGCCGCCACCCGCCAGCTCGATGACGAATCGTGGTTCTGGACCGGCCGGGCCGCCGTCTCCTGGCAGCCGCGGATCGGCCCCGGCTGGTTCGCCGACCTCGGGCTGGACGCCAGTTTCTTCGAGTTCGACGACGGCAACGCCACCGATTTCCAGAACTACGTCGTCTACGCCGGCGCGGTGAAACTGCTGCCGGACCTGCACGACCTGCTGCTCTTCGGCCGCTTCGAATACCAGTTCCTGAGCTTCGACAACGGCGTCTTCGGCCTGGGCGGCAGCGACGACTACAGCGCCGCCCGCGTCCGGGTGGGCGCGCAAAAGGTCCTCTTCAACACCCCGCACCACCACCTGTCGGCGGGAATCAGCGCGGCCTTCGACTTGGCCGCGGACGACTCCACGCTCCAGCGCAACGAATACGCCCTCGATGTGCATTACACCTGGTTCATCGTGGACAAGCTGAGCGCCACGGTTTCCTACCGCGGAGCTTTCTGGGACTTCGACTCCCCCACCGGCGTCCTCCCTTTCTACACGGAGGATCGACAGGACTTCAACCAACTGGTGGGTCTCGAACTGGCCTACCACCCGTGCAAAAGTTCGAAGATCTACACCTCGGTATTCTTCAGCGACAGCAACTCCAACACCCCGCTCGGCGCGAACGACTCCCAATCCTGGACCGCCGGTCTGGGGGTGGGTGCCGTGTTTGAATTCTAACCTTCCGATCCCGCGATGAAAACGGCCTTCCTCATCACCACCGTTTCGCTGCTGGCGCTAGCCGTCGGCCAGGCGGATCCGCTCAAGTCCGCCAAGGTCACCGTGGCGGTCAACGAGGTGAAGATCCTCCCGGACGCCCAATCGGCCCGCCCGGCCCAGATCGGGGACACGGTCAGCGGCTCCACCTCGGTGGAAACCGGCCGCCGCTCGCGCGCGGAATTGACGTTCACCGACAACACCATCACCCGCCTCGGCCAGAACTCCGTCTTCTCCTTCCGCGCCGGCGGGCGGGACATGGAGCTTTCCCAGGGCACCATCCTGCTCCAGGTGCCGAAAATCAACGGCGGAGCCACGATCCGCACCGCCACAGTGACCGCCGCCATCACCGGCACCACCGTGATGTTCGAGTACAGCCCCTCGAAGTGGATCAAGCTGGTGACCTTGGAGGGCAAGCAGAAGCTCCGCATCAACGGCCGCAAGGACGTGATCGAGGTGCCCGCCGGGAAAATGCTCATCATGCACCCGAACGGCCAGATCCTCCAGATGCCGCTCACCGTCGACATCGCCCGCATGGTGGCCACCTCCGCCCTGACCGGCAAAAACGGCAACTTCGGCCCCCTGCCCCCGGTGGCGGAGAACCTGATCGCCGCGGAAATCGAGAAACAGAAGCAGCAGAAGCGCACCGGCGACCTGATCCCCACCTTCTCGATCATCACCGGCCCGGGTGGGCGCGTCGGAGATCTCTCGACCCTCGGCCGCTCGGTGGACAGCTTCCACCCGGAATTCAACAATCCGGACTTCATCCAGACCGGTCCCGGCGGCCTCACCACCGGCCCGTGACCCACCCGGGCGAAATGCCCGCCGAAAGGGGGATTTACCGCTTCCCCCGCGCCCTCCGATCCGCTTTTCTTTCCCCGCATCCCATTCAATCAAGCCACATGGAACTCGACATCATCGACGTGCATTTCGACCTCCGGGACATCAAACCGAAGGAGATCGAGGAAGCGCTCGAGGATCCGTTTTCCGTCCGCTTCATGCCGGATGTGGACCGTTCCGATGGCGAGGCCCGCTTCTACGCACTGGGCCGCACGGTTTCGGACCGCTACTTGTTCCTGTGCTTCCGCACCGATGGCAAGGCCACGCGCATCATCGCCGCCCGCAACATGAGCGATGGCGAGCAGCGCTTCTACGACCGCAAGTACAACGAACTCCGCTGACCCCTTTTCCGCCTGATGAAACCAATCACCCGCTGGTCCGATATCCCGGAGTTCGCCGACGAGGAGGCCGAAGCCATCTTCTGGCGCGAGCACGAACTGGATTCCCGCCTCATGGCCACCTCCGTGCAGGAGTCCGACACGAAGGAATCGACCACCATCACGCTGCGCTTCGACCCGCGCATGCTCTCCCGCATCAAGCGCATCGCCCGCTCCCGCTTCCTCAACTACCAGTCGATGATGAAGCAGTGGCTCGCCGAGCGCCTCGAGGACGAGATGCGCAAGCAGTAAGCGGCCTCCCGCATGCGCCTGCCCCGCCATCCAGTCTTCTGGTTGATCGCGTGGATCGCCTGGGGCGGGACCCTGTGGTGGCTGTCCTCCGCGTCCCGTGAGATCCCGGGGACGCAGGACATCGTCAATTTCGACAAGCTCTGCCACTTCGGCTACTTCTTCGGCGGTGCGGGCCTGTTCTCCGCCTTCGTCTACCGCCTCCGCCCGGCCAAGCCGGACTGGGGCACCCTCTTCGCCCTCTGCATGCTCGCCGGCATGGCCATGGGCCGCCTCGACGAGTGGCACCAGATGTCCGTCCCGAACCGCTCGGGCAACGACATCAACGACTTCCTCGCCGACATGACCGGCACCCTCTGCGGCGCGTTGGTCTTCCGGCGGCTGCACCGGTGGGTGGGGTGATTTGTCACGTGCCGAGCCCATGGCAACCGTTCGAATGATCAAGAAGCTCACTTGGTGGCAGGCTTTTCTGGGTCTCCTGATAGTGGCTTTCGTGGGCCTCCTCGTTTGGGTCCGTCCCAAAGCCTACCGCATCCCCACCAGCGCCATGGAGCCCACGCTCCAGGGAGGGGACACCATCCTATCCGGTCGCCCTTTGAAATCCGGCGACAAGCTCTTCCGAGGCTCCGTGGTGATCTTCGATGGCCCCAAAACCCGCATCAAGGGGCTCGGTGGCTCCCAGATCAAGCGGTTGATCGCCTTGCCGGGAGATCGCATCGAGGTCTTGAACGGAGAACTCACGGTCAATGGTATCCCCCTCCCCACCCGCGGAGGGGAGCACGCCAAACCACCCGGAAACGCCTACACGCCAGCGATGTCCACTCCGCGCTATCCCTTGGTGGTGCCTGAAGGAACCGCCTTTGTTTTGGGAGATCACTATTCCAACAGCCTGGACAGCCGCTACTACGGTCTCATTCCAATCATCGCGATCGAGCGAATCGCGTGGGCACGGTTGTTTCCAATGCGGCACGCGGGAAAAATCGAATAAGGGTCCGGCGGGAAATCCGGTTGGAGAGAGGGGAACCCTGCGCTCTAATCGCGGGAGCCGCATGGACGACCTTTTCAGCCAGACTTCTCCGGAATCCCGCATCCGCCAGCTCCGCGCCGAGCTGGCCCACCACAACCGGCTCTACTACACGGATGCCGCGCCGGAGATTTCCGATGCCGAATACGACAAGCTCTACCGCGAGTTGGAGGAGTTGGAAGCGAAGCACCCGGAGTTCGACGATCCGGATTCACCCACCAAGCGCGTGGGCGGCGAGCCGATCGAGGGCTTCCAACAGGTCCGCCACCGGGTGCCGATGCTGAGCATCGACGATGTCTTCGAGCTGAAGGACGCGGAGGTGCCGGAAGCGGAGTTGATCGATTTCTACAAGCGTCTCCAGAAGGGCCTCGGGCGTGAAAACGTCGAGGTCACCATCGAGCCGAAAATCGACGGCGTGGCGGTGTCCCTGCTCTATCGCGACGGCAAACTGGAATACGCCGCCACCCGCGGCGACGGCACGACCGGCGACGACATCACCCACAACGTGCGGACGATCCGCAGCATCCCGCTTTCGCTGACCGCCAGCATCAAGGCCGGAACCGGGCAGGACGTTGACTTGGAGGTCCAGCTCCCTTACCTTCCCGCCGATGGAAGCCACCAATCAAGCGAAGGCCATGGCGGAACGTTTGCACCGGGCACGGCAGAAAGCCTCGGAGCAAGGCTCGCGCATGACCTCCGCGGAAGCGATGGCGCAGATTTTTCGGAACGGCTCAGACAGGAAGCCCAATCCATTCTTGAATGGGGAGCTGAAACTGGCCGCATCCTCGACCCGGAGCGCTTCCTCGAAGTCGTAAGCCACTGGCAGGAACTCGGAGGCCAGTCCGAGCACACGGTATTCCATTTGGCCGGCCTGAACCGGGTGGTGAAGTTCACCCTCCCCCCGAACTTCGGAGCCCAAGGCGCAGAGGCGTATTTGAGAAACCTGGGAGCGAGCAACCGGCTCTTCGGGGATAGTATCCGCTTCCACGGGATCCTACCCACCGACAAGGGACCCGCATTCGTCATTTCCCAGCCTTTCATCAAAGGGGATGTACCGTCCCAGCAGGAAGTCGAGGAATGGTTCACGGCCGACGGCTACCGGTCGATCGGCCACAATAGGTGGATCAACGATGCAACCGGCACGGAGATCGCGGATGCCCATGTTGGAAACCTGATCAAGGCCGAAGACGGGGAGCTTATCCCCATCGATCTCCAGGTTCTGAAGGAGGGAGCGGTCAAACTGACTCAGGAAGTCCCCCCTCTCATCGAAGTCCGCGGCGAGATCTTCATGCCGAATGAGGGCTTCGCGGCGATGAACGCGGAGCGCGACGAGGCCGGGCTGCCGACCTTCGTCAACCCGCGCAACGCCACCGCGGGCACCTTGAAGCAGCTCGATCCGAAGATCGCGGCGAAGCGCCCGCTGCGGTTCCTGGCCCACGGGCTCGGTGCCTATGACGGTCCCGAGCTGGCGAGCGAAGACCAGTTCCACGACCTCCTCGACGCGCTGCGCCTCCCGCGCAACAAGCCGGTGATCCACGCGGCCGGCCTCGATGCCGTGCTCGCCGCCATCAAGGAGATCGACACGCTGCGCCACCAGCTCGACTACGGCACCGATGGCGCGGTGGTGAAGGTGCTGGCCCGCGCCGAGCGGGAAAAACTTGGCTTCACTTCGCGCGCGCCGCGCTGGGCCGCCGCTTACAAGTTCCTGCCGGAGCAGAAGGAAACCCGCCTCCATTCCGTCACCGTGCAGGTCGGCCGCACCGGCGTGCTCACCCCCGTGGCGGAGCTCGATCCGGTGTTCGTGTCCGGCACCACCGTCTCCCGCGCCACCCTCCACAACGAGGAGGAGATCCAGCGCAAGGACGTCCGCCTCGGCGACACGGTGGTCATTGAGAAAGCCGGCGAGATCATCCCCGCGGTGGTGAAGGTGGTGATGGAGAAACGCGATCCCGCGTCGGTGCCGTTCTCGCTCTTCGACCACGTCGGCGGCAAGTGCCCGTCCTGCGGCGGACCAATCACCAAGGAGGAAGGATTCGTGGCGTGGCGCTGCCTGAACTTCGAGTGCCCCGCACAGGCGGTTTCGAAGATCAAGCAGTTTGCCTCCCGCAAGGCGCTGGACATCGAGGGCGTCGGTGAAACGGTGGCCGAAGCCCTCGTTGGCCGGGAAATGTGCCGCACGCCGCTCGACCTCTTCACCCTCACCGAGGAGTCGCTGGGCGCCCTGAACCTCGGCACCGACACCGAGCCGCGCCGTTTCGGCGAGAAGAACGCCGCGAAGGTGATCGAGGCGCTGGCTGCCGCGCGCTCGAAACCGCTCGACCGCTGGATCTTCGCCATGGGCATCCGCCAGGTCGGCGAATCCGCAGCCAAGGAACTGTCCCGTTTGTTCTCCAGCCTGAGCGAGCTCACCACCTCGGAGTTGCTGCCCGCGATCGGCGAGCGCGGTTTGAAGGACACCTGGCTGAAGGCCAATCCGGTGAACCCGAAAAAGGAAAAGCTGGACGACTCGGAGAAGGAACGTCGCAAGCAGATCGCCACGGAATACAAACCACGCATCGCTGAACTGACGGAACTGCTCGCGCCCTACGGCATCAGCCCGGAGCTGGGCGGCGTGGCGGCCCAGAGCACGGTGGACTATTTCGCCTCCGAGGCGGGTCGCCATGTGTTGGAGCGCCTGCACGAACTGGGCATCGATCCGAAATCGGACAATTACCTGCCGAAGGCGGCCGAGGCCGACCTTTCCGCGCTACCGCTGGCGGGCAAGACCTTCGTTCTCACCGGCACGCTCAGCATCGACCGCGATGACATGAAGCGCCTGATCGAGGACAAGGGCGGCAAGGTTTCCGGCTCGATCTCGGCGAAGACCCATTTCCTCGTCGCCGGGGAAGGCGGCGGCTCGAAGCGCACCAAGGCGGAATCGCTCGGCGTGGCGGTGATCGACGAGGAAACCGTGCGCGGGATGATGGAAGGCTGACCGGCGGAAAAATTCCAAACCCGCGCGGTTTTTCCGCCACGTCATCCTGCGATCATCTGGACCCCGCTAGCGTTCGCCTCATCCGGCCACCCGGCCGCATGAACCACAAACCAATCGATCCATGAAAATCGCCACCACGCTCATCGCCACCGTCCTCGCCCTGCCTCTCGCGGCCAGCGCCAAGGACGGCGGGCTCACGCTCGAACAAATCCCCGCCAAGGCCGCCGCCGCGATCCAGGCCGCCGCGGGCAAGGAAGCCGTCAAGATCGAAGCCGAGAAGGAAGACGGCACCGAATCCTACGAGGCCAAGTGGACGGCCGGCGGCACCAAGCACGAGATCTCCGTCACCGCCGACGGCACCGTGCTGCTGCGTGAGGATGTGATCGCGCTGGAAGCCGCCCCGGCCCCGGTGCAGGAGGCGATCAAGAAGGTGGCCGCCGCCGGCAAGCTCGAGAAGGTGGAGCAGGAAACCGGCAAGAAATACACCGGCACGGTCTACGAAGCGGAAATCAAGACCGCCGAGGGCAAGCTGGAGGTGAAGTTCGATGCCACCGGCAAGGAGATCGAACGGGAAACCGAGAAGGAGAAAGAGGACGAGGAAAAGGAAGACGGGGAAAAAGACGACGACGATAACAAGTAAGATCTCCCCGGGCCACCCGCTTCCGGGTGGCCCGACTTCCCCATCTCCGCGTGCGCGTCCTTTACGTCGAAGATTCCGAAAGCCTCCGCCGCACGGTGAGGAGGGCGCTGGTGCATGCCGGCCACGCGGTGGATGTGGCTGCGGATGGGGAAAGCGGCCTGGAAGCCGCGGAGCTGAACGATTACGAGGTGATCGTGCTGGACGTGATGATGCCGAAGCTCGACGGACTCGCCCTGCTGAAGCACCTGCGGGCGGCACGAAAGAACGTCCATGTCCTGCTGCTGACCGCCCGTGATACGGTGGAGGACCGGGTGACCGGTCTGCGGGAAGGGGCGGACGATTACCTGGTGAAACCCTTCGCCCTGGAGGAACTGCTTGCCCGTGTGGACGCACTGGGACGGCGCCTGCGGGGGGACAAGTCGAGCCTGCTGGAACTCGGGCCCATGACCGTGGATTTCCACAAAAAAAAGCTCGCCCTGGATGGAAAAGACATCGACCTGACCCCCCGCGAGTGGCGCTTGTTCGAGTGCCTGGTCCACCGCCGCGGGCAGGTGGTGTCCCGTACCGAGATCGAGGAACGGATCTACGATGAACGGGTGGAGCCGATGAGCAACGTGGTGGACACCGCGGTTTATGGCCTGCGCCGGAAGCTCGGCCGGGATTGCATCCACACGCGCCGCGGCCTTGGATACGTGCTGGAAGTTCCCGCGTCATGAATTCGCTGCGGTTCAAGCTGACCCTCCGGTTTCTCGTCGGCGGCATGGTGCTGCTGGGGATCGCGGCGCTGGTCTTCGAGTGGAGCATGCGGGTGGCACTCACCCGGGATTTCGATTCCTCCCTCTCCCTGACGCTCGAGACCCTGCGCCCCTTCGTGGAGGAGGAGAACGGCAAGGTGCGGATGGATTCCGACGTGAAGGAGATGCCGGAGTTCAACCAGTCCAAGGGCAGCGCCGTGCATTTCCTATTGGTAGACGGGGTGGAGGTCTCGCGGTCCAAGTCGCTGGGAAACTCGCGGGTATTCGTGTCCCTGCCAGCCGACCAAACCTCCGCGTCATTCGATGCGCGCTTGGGGGACGGGCGCAAGTTCCGCTTCCTGGCGCGGGCCTTGCCGACCGTCGAAGGCCAGCGTCCGGTGCTGGTGGTGGGGCGCTATCAAAAGCCCCTCGAACACACCTTGGAGAACCTCGGCGAAAGCCTGATGACTGCCGCCTGCGCCAGTCTGGCGATGCTGGCCGCGCTGGTGTGGTGGAGCGTCCGCGGCGGACTCAGGCCCCTCAACCGGCTGGTGGTGGAAATCGACGCGGTCAAGGCCGAGTCGCTTGGCACCCGGTTCGCGTCCACTCCCCTGCCCGCCGAGCTGCGCCCCATCGCGGAACGTCTGAATGAACTCCTGGCCCGACTGGAAGCGGCCTTCGCCCGCGAGAAACGTTTCACCGCGAACGTGGCCCATGAACTCCGCACGCCCTTGGCGGAACTGCGCGCGCTCGCCGAGGTGAGCCTCATGGCCCCGGCCGACACACCGGAAGAAAGCGCCGCCTGCTGGCGGGACGTGAAGGACGTGTCCGGACACATGGAAGCTCTCGCGCTCCGCTTGTTGGAACTCGCCCGGGCGGAAAACCCGGCACTCGCGATCCAGCGAAGCGAGGTGAATCCCGCCGCCCTTCTCGATCAGATCTGGAAGCGCCATGCCGCACGGGCCGCCGAACGGGGGATCACCTTGCAGCAAGGGATTCCGGAAAGCCTGGTGCTCGAAAGCGATCCGGTGCTGCTGGAAATGGCGCTTTCCAATCTCTGTGGCAACGCGGTGCAGCACGCACCGGAACACTCCCTGCTGCGCGTGGCGGCGGACGAGCACACCATCCGCTTCCTCAATCCGGCACCGGCACTTTCGCCGAACGACCTGCCGCACCTCTTCGAGCGTTTCTGGCGCAAGGATGCCTCCCGCACCGACCGCCGCCACCACGGGCTCGGCCTGGCTCTAGCCGCGGAAACCGCAGTCCTATTAGGGGGGCGCCTCGAAGCCCGGCTAACGGGACAGGGTGAGCTGGAAATGAGCATCCATCTCCCCTGAGTCTACGCGTTCATTTGTCTCCTGGACCGTCGGTAAAGCTGACCAGCACGGTCACCGGATCATCGAGTTCATTCCGGACTTCATAGGAACCCTTCCCATCGGCAACGGCCAGGCCCTGCCCGACCTTGTATCTCGTTCCGGCAATGAACCTACCCGACT comes from Luteolibacter sp. LG18 and encodes:
- a CDS encoding DUF3307 domain-containing protein, with product MSPDRFIGALVSSPGHTDLALGGAILFALLIGHALADYPLQGAFLAKAKDRHSDSGAMFAESVAPKGLWIHALTAHSLVHAGAVWLVTGSVLLALVELVLHWIIDFAKCEGWTGFTADQLLHVLCKIGYATVIATGYVAAKGIICCP
- a CDS encoding CHASE2 domain-containing protein: MTSLRAITRKRSVRKALVAFLGSALVALVLVLPFPLFRPLQDIAKRADRGVWDYFLRMTGGPKERQDIVLLGIDDPSLSGTDVDPQVVASDPILGMMTTRFPWDRSVWAAAIDKLSDAGAKLIVVDLLFSEETFPQSDLDLAEAIERHRGKVILASAFSESGVKDGSEMVYSLTEPIPELFGPGPEQTRCGYVNFNPDEDGVVRSVSYYTTLSAMNGRPHQDSEPVYSLAGEILRAMGKPVPEGRMEMRLALGTEEGAKSIYAPRGVRSIFIPNDWKQNYDNGRFFRDKIVVIGPTAPRFQDRHATIGGVITGPQLHLQALTCALEGAYVHPVDKEHAVWTWLLLLLSAVAAAVAWSAWVKRPIVSAFGAVGLAITVLVASYFIAAKALVLLAVVLVVGTFLAGWALAQSYDLVTEKLERGRLHREFRRFVSRDVADTLVRDPDLYRGVATGRRRRVVVLFSDVRGFTSRSEDSDPAELVAQLNEYLSRMVDIVFKHGGTLDKFIGDAVMAHWGALEEGDEADHARQAVEAAREMLEALDELNEKWSGEGREPFKIGVGLHLGEVLAGEIGSKERTEFGVIGDAVNLASRIEGMTKYFAVPLLVSGAVVDATEGSGKLRCVGRIRVKGRHEPVELYTLSRDRDLDERFAAALALFQKGEFTSAAEAFRELLREDPDDGAASRLAKWSADYEVEPPQSWDGTVIMDSK
- a CDS encoding FecR family protein; the encoded protein is MKTAFLITTVSLLALAVGQADPLKSAKVTVAVNEVKILPDAQSARPAQIGDTVSGSTSVETGRRSRAELTFTDNTITRLGQNSVFSFRAGGRDMELSQGTILLQVPKINGGATIRTATVTAAITGTTVMFEYSPSKWIKLVTLEGKQKLRINGRKDVIEVPAGKMLIMHPNGQILQMPLTVDIARMVATSALTGKNGNFGPLPPVAENLIAAEIEKQKQQKRTGDLIPTFSIITGPGGRVGDLSTLGRSVDSFHPEFNNPDFIQTGPGGLTTGP
- a CDS encoding BrnT family toxin, which codes for MELDIIDVHFDLRDIKPKEIEEALEDPFSVRFMPDVDRSDGEARFYALGRTVSDRYLFLCFRTDGKATRIIAARNMSDGEQRFYDRKYNELR
- a CDS encoding CopG family antitoxin, with the translated sequence MKPITRWSDIPEFADEEAEAIFWREHELDSRLMATSVQESDTKESTTITLRFDPRMLSRIKRIARSRFLNYQSMMKQWLAERLEDEMRKQ
- a CDS encoding VanZ family protein, which gives rise to MRLPRHPVFWLIAWIAWGGTLWWLSSASREIPGTQDIVNFDKLCHFGYFFGGAGLFSAFVYRLRPAKPDWGTLFALCMLAGMAMGRLDEWHQMSVPNRSGNDINDFLADMTGTLCGALVFRRLHRWVG
- the lepB gene encoding signal peptidase I, giving the protein MATVRMIKKLTWWQAFLGLLIVAFVGLLVWVRPKAYRIPTSAMEPTLQGGDTILSGRPLKSGDKLFRGSVVIFDGPKTRIKGLGGSQIKRLIALPGDRIEVLNGELTVNGIPLPTRGGEHAKPPGNAYTPAMSTPRYPLVVPEGTAFVLGDHYSNSLDSRYYGLIPIIAIERIAWARLFPMRHAGKIE
- the ligA gene encoding NAD-dependent DNA ligase LigA produces the protein MDDLFSQTSPESRIRQLRAELAHHNRLYYTDAAPEISDAEYDKLYRELEELEAKHPEFDDPDSPTKRVGGEPIEGFQQVRHRVPMLSIDDVFELKDAEVPEAELIDFYKRLQKGLGRENVEVTIEPKIDGVAVSLLYRDGKLEYAATRGDGTTGDDITHNVRTIRSIPLSLTASIKAGTGQDVDLEVQLPYLPADGSHQSSEGHGGTFAPGTAESLGARLAHDLRGSDGADFSERLRQEAQSILEWGAETGRILDPERFLEVVSHWQELGGQSEHTVFHLAGLNRVVKFTLPPNFGAQGAEAYLRNLGASNRLFGDSIRFHGILPTDKGPAFVISQPFIKGDVPSQQEVEEWFTADGYRSIGHNRWINDATGTEIADAHVGNLIKAEDGELIPIDLQVLKEGAVKLTQEVPPLIEVRGEIFMPNEGFAAMNAERDEAGLPTFVNPRNATAGTLKQLDPKIAAKRPLRFLAHGLGAYDGPELASEDQFHDLLDALRLPRNKPVIHAAGLDAVLAAIKEIDTLRHQLDYGTDGAVVKVLARAEREKLGFTSRAPRWAAAYKFLPEQKETRLHSVTVQVGRTGVLTPVAELDPVFVSGTTVSRATLHNEEEIQRKDVRLGDTVVIEKAGEIIPAVVKVVMEKRDPASVPFSLFDHVGGKCPSCGGPITKEEGFVAWRCLNFECPAQAVSKIKQFASRKALDIEGVGETVAEALVGREMCRTPLDLFTLTEESLGALNLGTDTEPRRFGEKNAAKVIEALAAARSKPLDRWIFAMGIRQVGESAAKELSRLFSSLSELTTSELLPAIGERGLKDTWLKANPVNPKKEKLDDSEKERRKQIATEYKPRIAELTELLAPYGISPELGGVAAQSTVDYFASEAGRHVLERLHELGIDPKSDNYLPKAAEADLSALPLAGKTFVLTGTLSIDRDDMKRLIEDKGGKVSGSISAKTHFLVAGEGGGSKRTKAESLGVAVIDEETVRGMMEG
- a CDS encoding response regulator transcription factor, with the translated sequence MRVLYVEDSESLRRTVRRALVHAGHAVDVAADGESGLEAAELNDYEVIVLDVMMPKLDGLALLKHLRAARKNVHVLLLTARDTVEDRVTGLREGADDYLVKPFALEELLARVDALGRRLRGDKSSLLELGPMTVDFHKKKLALDGKDIDLTPREWRLFECLVHRRGQVVSRTEIEERIYDERVEPMSNVVDTAVYGLRRKLGRDCIHTRRGLGYVLEVPAS
- a CDS encoding ATP-binding protein, with translation MNSLRFKLTLRFLVGGMVLLGIAALVFEWSMRVALTRDFDSSLSLTLETLRPFVEEENGKVRMDSDVKEMPEFNQSKGSAVHFLLVDGVEVSRSKSLGNSRVFVSLPADQTSASFDARLGDGRKFRFLARALPTVEGQRPVLVVGRYQKPLEHTLENLGESLMTAACASLAMLAALVWWSVRGGLRPLNRLVVEIDAVKAESLGTRFASTPLPAELRPIAERLNELLARLEAAFAREKRFTANVAHELRTPLAELRALAEVSLMAPADTPEESAACWRDVKDVSGHMEALALRLLELARAENPALAIQRSEVNPAALLDQIWKRHAARAAERGITLQQGIPESLVLESDPVLLEMALSNLCGNAVQHAPEHSLLRVAADEHTIRFLNPAPALSPNDLPHLFERFWRKDASRTDRRHHGLGLALAAETAVLLGGRLEARLTGQGELEMSIHLP